Proteins from a single region of Sporosarcina sp. P33:
- a CDS encoding YrrS family protein — MADRDPKYSRTSRKQGSKANKVNKALNISIGVVVVLIAVVAIVFINGSKKDELTVEQPQQAAKSDDAPIEPIVLEDDEEAKEPDTESSEADSTEEPAAETSEENSASVVNEIEESAEEEDEPQQEDPKKETSSDAGKKSVVDPNWKPIGTKQTGQHVSKYDGQSADWHEKKKAISYATGMSEDELIFLRIQNGGGPQKSEGIVSSRDNSKKYKVYLEWVDGQGWKPVKMDVLK; from the coding sequence GTGGCAGATCGAGATCCAAAGTATTCCAGAACGTCACGAAAACAAGGCAGCAAAGCAAATAAGGTAAACAAAGCATTGAATATTTCCATCGGTGTCGTAGTTGTGCTCATCGCGGTAGTGGCAATTGTGTTTATCAACGGCAGTAAAAAGGACGAACTCACTGTGGAACAGCCGCAGCAAGCCGCTAAGTCTGATGACGCTCCAATCGAACCGATTGTGCTTGAAGACGACGAAGAGGCAAAAGAACCCGACACAGAGAGTTCTGAAGCAGACAGCACTGAAGAACCGGCAGCAGAAACTTCTGAAGAAAACAGTGCTTCGGTCGTTAATGAAATAGAAGAATCTGCGGAAGAAGAAGATGAGCCGCAGCAAGAAGATCCAAAGAAAGAAACTTCATCAGACGCCGGTAAAAAATCTGTTGTGGATCCAAACTGGAAACCGATTGGAACGAAGCAAACAGGTCAGCACGTATCCAAATACGACGGTCAGTCAGCTGACTGGCATGAAAAAAAGAAAGCCATCTCTTATGCTACGGGAATGTCTGAAGACGAATTAATTTTCTTGCGTATTCAAAATGGCGGAGGCCCGCAAAAATCAGAAGGTATTGTTTCGAGCAGAGATAATTCCAAAAAGTACAAAGTATATCTTGAATGGGTGGACGGTCAAGGCTGGAAACCTGTGAAAATGGATGTGCTGAAATAA
- a CDS encoding YqeG family HAD IIIA-type phosphatase — MLNHFLPSAYVKSVLSIKPEQLIEKGFKGIITDLDNTLVEWDRADATQDIMAWFESMRDAGLQITVVSNNHIERVSHFCDPLGIPYICEARKPMKKAFYQALATLGLPKEEVVMIGDQLLTDVLGANRVGLQTILVVPVASSDATITKFNRAIERRIMARFKRKGLLTWED, encoded by the coding sequence GTGTTAAATCATTTTTTACCGAGCGCGTATGTTAAATCAGTATTGTCAATCAAACCTGAACAGTTAATTGAAAAAGGGTTCAAGGGTATTATTACGGATTTAGACAACACACTCGTTGAATGGGATCGTGCAGATGCTACGCAAGATATTATGGCGTGGTTTGAATCTATGCGCGATGCAGGTCTGCAAATTACAGTTGTTTCCAATAACCATATAGAGCGTGTCAGTCATTTTTGTGATCCATTGGGCATTCCGTATATTTGTGAAGCGCGGAAGCCGATGAAAAAAGCCTTCTATCAGGCACTGGCTACACTAGGACTGCCGAAAGAGGAAGTTGTCATGATTGGCGATCAATTACTGACGGATGTGTTGGGTGCAAATCGTGTGGGCTTGCAGACGATATTAGTCGTTCCTGTGGCAAGTTCTGACGCCACGATTACAAAGTTTAACCGGGCGATAGAGCGCCGGATCATGGCAAGGTTCAAAAGAAAAGGATTACTTACGTGGGAGGACTGA
- a CDS encoding O-methyltransferase yields the protein MSDYNAYISRFAEEKEPLILEMEQYAAEHRVPIMDDTGLYTLIGLLQIQQPKRILEIGSAIGYSAIRLAKAFPQAVIYTIERDTERYNTAVANISRSGLQERITIMHDDALELDEAKLPQEPFDALFIDAAKGQYRKFFDKYSPLVSLSGVIYCDNMFMHGMVLLEDADIPKRNRTMIRNLQQFTGWAMQNEQFETSLLPIGDGILTAVKKAETKCGEGESL from the coding sequence ATGTCGGATTACAATGCTTATATTAGCCGCTTTGCAGAAGAGAAAGAGCCGCTCATCCTGGAAATGGAACAATATGCCGCAGAACATCGTGTGCCGATTATGGACGACACCGGCCTTTACACACTGATCGGACTGCTGCAGATTCAGCAGCCAAAACGTATTCTTGAAATCGGCAGCGCCATTGGCTACTCGGCTATCCGGCTGGCCAAGGCGTTTCCGCAGGCTGTCATTTATACGATTGAACGGGACACAGAGCGTTACAATACAGCGGTCGCCAATATCAGCCGCAGCGGACTGCAGGAACGCATCACCATCATGCATGACGACGCGCTTGAATTGGATGAAGCCAAATTGCCGCAAGAACCGTTTGATGCGCTGTTTATCGATGCGGCGAAAGGGCAATATCGAAAGTTCTTTGACAAATACAGCCCGCTCGTGAGTCTTTCAGGTGTAATCTATTGTGATAATATGTTCATGCATGGTATGGTGCTGTTGGAAGATGCAGACATACCGAAACGCAACCGCACGATGATCCGGAATCTGCAGCAATTTACCGGCTGGGCGATGCAGAATGAACAGTTTGAAACATCTCTGCTGCCCATTGGGGACGGCATTCTGACTGCGGTTAAAAAGGCAGAGACAAAATGCGGCGAAGGGGAATCACTGTGA
- the alaS gene encoding alanine--tRNA ligase, whose protein sequence is MKKLTSTEIRQMFLDYFKEHGHNVEPSAALVPVDDPSLLWINSGVATLKKYFDGRVIPENPRIANAQKSIRTNDIENVGYTARHHTFFEMLGNFSIGDYFKEEAIIRAWDFLTNDQWIGFDPELLSVTIHPEDEEAYKIWKDQIGIPVERIIRLEGNFWDIGEGPSGPNSEIFYDRGPSYGDDFSDPELYPGGENERYLEIWNLVFSEFNHNPDNTYTPLPKKNIDTGMGLERMASVIQDVPTNFDTDLFLPIIEAVENVSGRKYGETSQADTAFKVIADHVRTVAFAIGDGALPSNEGRGYVLRRLLRRAVRFAKQLGIDKSFMYMLVPIVGDIMKDFYPEVHDKQAFIMKVVKNEEDRFHETLHDGMTILSSIIEKAKASGTFIVSGSDAFKLYDTYGFPFELTEEFALEEDVTVDRIGFDEEMAAQRNRARAARATTDSMHVQSGVLGEIHDASEFIGYGQLEADAVISVLIQDGQRIGHAAEGETVQLILDRTPFYAESGGQIADKGTLTNDSFTAEVRDVKKAPNGQNLHTVFISSGEMNEGAAVAAKVDEFSRNLTVKNHTATHLLHRALKDVLGDHVNQAGSYVGPDRLRFDFSHFGQVTKDELERIEFQVNEQIWAGTPVDTSLAPIAEAKEMGAMALFGEKYGDIVRVVKVGDYSIELCGGCHVRNTSDINVFKIISEGGIGAGTRRIEAFTGGQAFRSFKEDQAVIDQVAATAKATPKTVVTKVESILADFKELQRENESLQAKLGNSQLTAVLETAQQIEDITVISANVEVKDNNGLRQLIDELKQKTVKSVIVLGTVTDGKVMLAAGVTDDLKGGGYHAGKIVNHVASLCGGKGGGRPDMAMAGAKDASKLDEALQSVYDYVKSV, encoded by the coding sequence ATGAAGAAGCTTACGTCAACTGAAATTCGCCAAATGTTTTTAGACTATTTTAAGGAGCACGGACATAATGTAGAACCATCAGCTGCATTAGTGCCAGTTGATGACCCGTCTTTGTTATGGATCAACAGCGGTGTCGCTACATTGAAGAAATACTTTGACGGAAGGGTAATTCCTGAAAATCCGCGGATTGCCAATGCACAAAAATCAATCCGCACTAACGACATTGAAAATGTCGGCTACACGGCTCGTCACCATACGTTTTTTGAGATGCTCGGAAATTTTTCCATCGGGGATTACTTCAAAGAAGAAGCGATTATCCGCGCGTGGGATTTTCTGACAAATGATCAATGGATCGGCTTTGACCCGGAATTATTATCCGTGACAATCCATCCGGAAGATGAGGAAGCATATAAAATTTGGAAAGATCAGATTGGAATCCCGGTTGAGCGCATTATTCGCCTGGAAGGGAACTTCTGGGATATCGGTGAAGGCCCAAGCGGTCCAAACTCTGAAATTTTCTATGACCGCGGCCCTTCCTACGGTGATGACTTCTCAGATCCCGAATTATACCCGGGCGGAGAAAACGAACGTTATTTGGAAATCTGGAATTTAGTATTCTCTGAGTTCAATCATAACCCTGATAACACGTATACGCCGCTTCCAAAGAAAAACATTGATACAGGAATGGGACTGGAGCGGATGGCATCGGTAATCCAGGATGTGCCGACGAACTTTGATACGGATTTATTCCTGCCGATCATTGAAGCGGTGGAAAATGTATCTGGAAGAAAGTACGGGGAAACATCCCAAGCAGACACGGCATTTAAAGTTATTGCAGACCACGTTCGTACAGTAGCTTTCGCAATCGGCGACGGAGCACTTCCTTCCAATGAAGGCCGCGGCTATGTTTTGCGCCGTCTGTTAAGAAGAGCAGTGCGTTTCGCTAAGCAATTAGGTATCGATAAGTCGTTTATGTACATGCTGGTGCCGATTGTCGGAGATATTATGAAAGACTTCTATCCTGAAGTGCATGATAAACAGGCATTCATTATGAAAGTCGTGAAAAACGAAGAAGATCGTTTCCACGAAACACTGCATGACGGAATGACGATTCTTTCCTCTATTATTGAAAAAGCAAAAGCGTCGGGTACATTTATTGTTTCAGGCAGTGATGCTTTTAAGCTGTATGACACCTATGGTTTCCCGTTTGAACTGACAGAAGAGTTTGCATTGGAAGAAGATGTAACGGTTGACCGTATCGGATTCGATGAAGAAATGGCTGCACAGCGGAACCGTGCACGGGCTGCCCGCGCCACAACGGATTCCATGCATGTTCAGTCAGGCGTTCTCGGTGAAATTCACGATGCCAGTGAATTCATCGGTTATGGTCAGCTCGAAGCGGACGCAGTCATCAGTGTGCTCATTCAGGACGGGCAGCGCATTGGCCATGCGGCAGAAGGAGAAACAGTCCAGCTGATTTTGGACCGCACACCTTTCTATGCTGAAAGCGGCGGTCAGATTGCAGATAAAGGGACATTGACAAATGATTCCTTCACCGCTGAAGTGCGCGATGTGAAAAAAGCGCCAAACGGTCAAAACCTTCACACCGTCTTCATCAGCTCAGGTGAAATGAATGAAGGCGCAGCAGTTGCTGCAAAAGTGGACGAGTTTTCACGCAACTTGACAGTAAAAAACCATACGGCAACTCACTTATTGCACAGAGCGCTGAAAGACGTTCTAGGTGATCATGTCAATCAGGCTGGATCCTATGTTGGCCCAGACCGTCTGCGATTTGACTTTTCTCATTTTGGACAAGTCACGAAAGACGAGCTAGAGCGCATCGAATTCCAGGTGAATGAACAAATTTGGGCTGGAACGCCGGTCGATACATCGCTTGCACCTATCGCAGAAGCGAAAGAAATGGGCGCGATGGCATTGTTCGGAGAGAAATACGGCGATATTGTGCGCGTCGTAAAAGTCGGAGATTACTCTATTGAATTGTGCGGTGGCTGTCATGTGCGCAATACATCTGATATCAATGTCTTCAAAATCATTTCAGAAGGCGGAATCGGGGCAGGAACACGTCGTATTGAAGCATTTACCGGCGGACAAGCTTTCCGTTCATTTAAAGAAGATCAGGCTGTGATCGACCAAGTGGCGGCGACTGCAAAGGCCACACCGAAAACGGTGGTAACAAAAGTCGAATCCATTCTGGCTGATTTTAAAGAACTGCAGCGCGAAAACGAATCATTGCAGGCGAAGCTCGGCAATAGCCAGCTGACAGCTGTATTGGAGACTGCACAGCAAATCGAAGATATCACAGTGATATCTGCAAATGTAGAAGTAAAAGACAATAACGGTCTTAGACAATTGATTGATGAACTGAAACAAAAAACGGTCAAAAGCGTCATTGTACTCGGTACAGTAACTGACGGGAAAGTCATGCTCGCAGCAGGCGTCACGGACGATCTGAAAGGCGGCGGCTATCACGCAGGGAAAATCGTCAACCATGTTGCCTCACTTTGCGGCGGAAAAGGCGGCGGCCGTCCGGACATGGCCATGGCTGGAGCAAAAGATGCGTCTAAACTTGATGAGGCGCTTCAATCCGTGTATGATTATGTAAAATCTGTTTAA
- the udk gene encoding uridine kinase yields MKNKPVVIGITGGSGSGKTSVTKKIHEVFQGHSVVVIEQDDYYKDQSHLAFEERLKTNYDHPLAFDTDLLIEHIHQLISRQAIKKPTYDYTVHTRSAATVTVNSQDVIILEGILVLEDERLRNLMDIKLFVDTDSDIRIIRRIQRDIHDRGRTVDSVIGQYLDVVRPMHNQFIEPTKKYADIIIPEGGENAVAIDLMVTKIKTILASASEV; encoded by the coding sequence GTGAAGAATAAACCTGTCGTAATTGGCATTACCGGGGGTTCGGGCTCGGGTAAGACAAGTGTCACTAAAAAAATTCATGAAGTATTTCAAGGTCATTCAGTTGTCGTGATTGAACAGGATGACTACTACAAAGATCAGTCGCATCTGGCATTTGAGGAAAGACTAAAAACCAATTATGATCATCCGTTAGCTTTTGATACAGACTTACTGATAGAACATATTCATCAGCTCATCAGCAGACAAGCGATAAAAAAGCCGACCTATGACTATACCGTGCATACTCGTTCTGCTGCAACGGTCACTGTAAATTCTCAAGACGTCATCATACTGGAAGGAATTTTAGTCCTTGAAGACGAACGTCTGCGAAATCTCATGGATATTAAATTGTTCGTCGATACGGATTCTGATATCCGCATCATTCGACGCATACAGCGCGATATTCATGATCGCGGCCGCACGGTAGACTCCGTGATCGGGCAATATTTGGATGTGGTCCGGCCGATGCATAATCAATTTATTGAGCCGACAAAAAAGTATGCTGATATAATCATTCCGGAAGGCGGAGAGAATGCAGTTGCCATTGATTTGATGGTAACGAAAATAAAAACAATTCTTGCTTCTGCCAGCGAAGTATAA
- a CDS encoding DUF1292 domain-containing protein: protein MEHGQETMTIVDENGEEHVCEVILTFDSKEFERSYVLYHVLDGEPTDDDEEVEIHAAAFIPTEETEEGGSLLEIESDEEWDMIEEVLNTFLEEEDE from the coding sequence ATGGAACACGGACAAGAAACAATGACGATTGTAGACGAGAATGGTGAAGAGCACGTATGTGAAGTAATTTTAACATTTGATTCAAAAGAATTTGAAAGATCTTATGTGCTGTACCACGTGCTAGACGGAGAGCCGACAGATGATGATGAAGAAGTTGAAATTCACGCAGCTGCTTTCATTCCGACGGAGGAAACGGAAGAAGGCGGTTCGCTTCTTGAAATCGAATCCGATGAAGAGTGGGATATGATAGAAGAAGTACTCAACACGTTTCTTGAAGAAGAAGACGAGTAA
- the mtnN gene encoding 5'-methylthioadenosine/S-adenosylhomocysteine nucleosidase, whose translation MKIAVVGAMEEEVEILRREIGLGKITTIGNCEFIEGKVGKHQVIVTKSGIGKVNAAMATAILLQNYKPDIVLNTGSAGGTNPDLEVGTVVISDYVLHHDVDVTAFGYELGQVPQLPASFPSDPNLISLAREAVIELDTYEHAVGTIASADTFMADPEKVLQVKSRFPRVIAVEMEAAAVAQVCYQFHTKCVVIRALSDIAGKESTVSFDEFLPLAAKHSSQIVLRVISKL comes from the coding sequence ATGAAAATAGCAGTCGTAGGTGCAATGGAGGAAGAAGTCGAAATCTTACGCAGAGAAATCGGACTGGGAAAAATCACAACCATCGGCAATTGTGAATTCATCGAAGGGAAAGTAGGAAAGCATCAGGTCATCGTAACGAAAAGCGGCATAGGTAAAGTAAACGCGGCGATGGCTACGGCAATCCTGCTGCAGAACTACAAACCCGATATCGTCCTGAATACAGGTTCTGCGGGCGGAACGAATCCTGACCTCGAAGTAGGAACAGTTGTAATATCTGATTATGTTCTCCATCATGATGTCGATGTAACAGCATTCGGCTATGAATTGGGACAAGTTCCTCAGCTTCCGGCCAGCTTTCCATCGGATCCTAACCTGATCAGCCTGGCAAGAGAAGCAGTTATAGAGCTAGATACATATGAACATGCTGTCGGCACGATCGCTTCAGCCGATACCTTCATGGCAGATCCTGAAAAGGTCCTGCAGGTGAAGAGCAGATTCCCGCGCGTCATCGCAGTGGAAATGGAAGCGGCGGCCGTTGCGCAGGTCTGTTATCAGTTTCATACGAAATGCGTTGTCATCCGTGCGTTATCTGATATTGCGGGGAAAGAATCGACGGTCAGTTTCGATGAGTTCTTACCGCTGGCCGCCAAACACTCGTCACAGATTGTTTTGCGCGTCATCTCGAAACTTTGA
- the greA gene encoding transcription elongation factor GreA has product MVSEKKYPMTASGKAKLEEELEYLKTVKRKEVVERIKIARSYGDLSENSEYDSAKEDQAFVEGKISSLEGMIRNAVIITEDELNTDEVQLGKTVTFKEIPDGDEETYTIVGSAEANPLEGLISNDSPIAKALIGRKKDETVKIQTPGGEMSVEILEIK; this is encoded by the coding sequence ATGGTTTCAGAGAAAAAGTATCCGATGACAGCGTCGGGTAAAGCAAAATTAGAAGAAGAATTAGAGTATTTGAAAACGGTTAAACGAAAAGAAGTAGTAGAACGCATTAAAATTGCACGCAGTTACGGAGACCTATCTGAAAACTCTGAGTACGATTCAGCGAAAGAGGATCAGGCATTCGTCGAGGGAAAAATTTCTTCTTTGGAAGGAATGATCCGCAACGCGGTCATTATTACTGAGGATGAATTGAATACAGATGAAGTGCAACTGGGCAAGACGGTTACTTTTAAAGAAATACCAGACGGAGACGAAGAGACATATACGATTGTCGGTTCGGCTGAAGCCAACCCTCTTGAAGGCTTGATTTCAAATGACTCTCCAATTGCAAAAGCATTAATTGGCCGAAAAAAAGATGAAACAGTAAAGATCCAAACTCCCGGCGGTGAAATGTCAGTTGAAATACTCGAGATAAAATGA
- the ruvX gene encoding Holliday junction resolvase RuvX, protein MRTMGLDVGTKTVGIAISDSLGWTAQGIETIKIDEAAGSFGMKRVKQLAEEYEVTEFVVGYPKNMNNTIGPRGEASERYAEKLREKFGFPVILWDERLTTMAAERVLIEADVSRKKRKSVIDKMAAVMILQGYLDSKKL, encoded by the coding sequence ATGAGAACTATGGGATTGGATGTCGGCACAAAAACGGTCGGCATCGCAATTAGCGACAGCCTCGGCTGGACAGCCCAAGGAATTGAAACCATCAAAATTGATGAGGCAGCAGGTTCTTTCGGCATGAAACGTGTTAAACAGCTGGCAGAAGAGTACGAAGTGACGGAGTTCGTCGTCGGATACCCTAAAAATATGAATAATACAATAGGGCCGCGGGGAGAAGCATCTGAACGCTACGCAGAAAAATTGCGTGAAAAGTTCGGCTTCCCCGTGATATTATGGGATGAACGGCTTACCACAATGGCTGCAGAGCGTGTGCTTATTGAAGCGGATGTCAGCCGAAAAAAACGCAAGTCAGTCATTGATAAAATGGCAGCCGTCATGATTTTACAAGGGTATTTAGATTCAAAAAAACTTTAG
- the yqeH gene encoding ribosome biogenesis GTPase YqeH, which translates to MESIKCIGCGITIQTADKTAEGYAPPAALEKEDVICQRCFKLRNYNELQPVSLSGDDFLAILNGIGEKEGLIVKVVDIFDFNGSWIHGLHRFVGKKDILLIGNKADILPKSINPKRVTNWMKEEAAKLGLKPADVLLVSAVKGNGMSEALDAIETYRKGKDVYVVGCTNVGKSTFINRIIKEATGMEDVITTSYFPGTTLDVVEIPLDDGKSLMDTPGIINDHQMAHHLDAHDLKLITPKKELKPKVYQLNAEQTIFIGGLARFDFIQGERSSFNIYAANGLPLHRTKLENADELFANHLGDMLSPPGPASLEKLPPLVRHEFSIKKAKMDLVISGLGWITVQHANVKVAVHAPKGVNVEIRPSLI; encoded by the coding sequence TTGGAATCAATCAAATGTATTGGATGCGGTATTACCATCCAAACGGCAGATAAAACGGCTGAGGGCTATGCACCGCCTGCAGCCTTAGAGAAGGAAGATGTCATCTGTCAGCGCTGTTTTAAATTACGGAACTATAATGAACTGCAGCCGGTTTCTCTATCGGGAGACGATTTTCTGGCGATTCTGAACGGAATTGGCGAAAAAGAAGGCTTAATCGTCAAAGTGGTGGATATCTTTGATTTCAACGGAAGCTGGATCCATGGTCTGCATCGGTTCGTAGGGAAAAAAGACATTTTACTGATCGGCAATAAAGCGGATATTCTTCCTAAGTCAATCAATCCTAAACGTGTAACGAATTGGATGAAAGAAGAAGCGGCGAAGCTTGGATTGAAACCTGCTGATGTGCTGCTGGTTTCTGCAGTAAAAGGCAACGGCATGAGTGAAGCGCTTGATGCCATCGAAACATACCGCAAAGGCAAAGACGTCTATGTAGTCGGATGCACAAATGTCGGAAAATCTACGTTCATTAATCGGATTATCAAAGAGGCGACAGGTATGGAAGATGTCATTACGACATCTTATTTCCCGGGCACCACGCTTGATGTGGTCGAGATTCCGTTGGATGACGGAAAATCATTAATGGATACACCGGGAATCATTAACGATCACCAGATGGCACATCATCTGGATGCGCATGATCTGAAATTGATAACACCCAAAAAAGAATTGAAGCCGAAAGTCTATCAGCTGAATGCAGAGCAGACTATATTCATCGGCGGACTGGCCCGCTTTGATTTTATTCAGGGAGAACGTTCTTCATTCAATATTTATGCGGCAAATGGTCTGCCGCTGCACAGGACAAAGCTGGAAAATGCGGATGAATTATTTGCGAATCATCTCGGCGATATGCTGTCACCGCCAGGTCCGGCCTCTCTTGAAAAACTGCCTCCGCTTGTGCGGCATGAATTTTCGATTAAGAAGGCAAAAATGGATTTGGTTATTTCAGGTCTCGGGTGGATCACGGTTCAGCATGCGAATGTGAAGGTGGCTGTTCATGCACCGAAGGGTGTAAATGTGGAAATTAGGCCTTCATTGATCTAA
- the mltG gene encoding endolytic transglycosylase MltG: MFERMLEQKEEVRTVRKIVFWIVAVVLVVGLVAGFSVYTYIKGALQPVDPNSEKVVEVEIPIGSGLDAISEKLEQSGIIKSARIFKYYAKVNNEAEFQAGTYGLTQAMTPDELIESLKTGVVYRTPVFTLVIPEGLTLDQIAKKTSEKTDITEKQFMDYVTNEQVIQEYITKYPDIITEEILNKNIRYALEGYLFPATYPFYEEKVTVKEVVDTMVEATVQNVIPYQGYLKEKEKSAHWLLTFASLLEKEATEQADRDTIASVFNNRLEQGMPLQTDPTVLYALGEHKSRVLNEDLKVDNVYNTYQNKGLPPGPIANAGTASIQAVVEPSKTKYLFFLADKDGKNHFAKTYEEHLKNKAKYIDSQNK; this comes from the coding sequence ATGTTTGAACGAATGCTGGAACAGAAGGAAGAAGTGAGAACCGTCAGAAAAATTGTGTTTTGGATTGTTGCTGTTGTTTTGGTAGTGGGACTGGTTGCAGGATTCTCAGTCTATACATACATAAAAGGTGCATTACAGCCTGTAGATCCAAATTCAGAAAAAGTGGTGGAAGTAGAAATACCGATCGGATCCGGTTTGGACGCAATATCTGAAAAACTTGAACAGTCGGGTATTATAAAAAGTGCCCGTATTTTTAAATACTATGCCAAAGTGAATAATGAAGCTGAATTTCAGGCGGGCACGTATGGGTTAACACAGGCCATGACGCCTGATGAACTGATCGAAAGTCTGAAAACGGGCGTTGTCTACCGCACACCTGTCTTTACACTCGTGATACCGGAAGGCCTTACGCTGGATCAGATTGCAAAGAAAACAAGTGAAAAAACAGATATTACCGAAAAGCAGTTTATGGATTATGTAACGAATGAACAAGTCATCCAAGAATATATCACTAAGTATCCTGATATTATTACAGAAGAAATTCTGAACAAAAATATCAGGTATGCACTCGAAGGCTACTTATTCCCGGCTACCTATCCTTTCTATGAAGAGAAAGTAACAGTGAAAGAAGTGGTCGATACGATGGTAGAGGCAACTGTTCAGAACGTCATTCCGTACCAGGGATATTTGAAGGAAAAAGAAAAATCAGCTCACTGGCTGCTGACATTTGCTTCATTGCTGGAAAAAGAGGCGACAGAACAGGCGGATCGCGATACAATCGCAAGTGTATTCAACAACCGCCTGGAACAAGGCATGCCGCTGCAGACGGATCCGACTGTTTTATATGCGCTCGGCGAACATAAGTCACGCGTGCTGAATGAAGATTTAAAAGTGGATAATGTATATAATACGTATCAAAATAAAGGACTTCCGCCGGGACCAATTGCAAACGCGGGCACCGCGTCGATACAGGCAGTGGTGGAACCGTCTAAAACGAAATATCTCTTCTTCCTGGCCGATAAAGACGGCAAAAATCATTTTGCCAAGACGTATGAAGAACACCTGAAAAACAAAGCAAAATATATCGACAGCCAGAATAAATAA
- the sigK gene encoding RNA polymerase sporulation sigma factor SigK — translation MSGFFLAVMQLWLEIPALIGYIRGQAFLRPLSKKEEAECLQRLAEGDESARDELIEHNMRLVAHIVKKFQPKHELLDDYISIGAIGLMKAVNSFTPDRKTKLATYAARCIENEILMYLRTQKKVQKDVSLYEPIGLDKDGQSLEIADLLQTDDVPPQTTVEQNEQKERLYRHLNKLDARELEIIQRRYGLLDDQPMTQKEIAEQLNISRSYVSRIEKRAIVKLYQSFKHEYQ, via the coding sequence ATGAGCGGGTTTTTCTTGGCTGTCATGCAATTATGGCTAGAGATCCCCGCGCTGATCGGTTACATCAGAGGGCAGGCATTCCTTCGGCCGTTATCGAAAAAAGAAGAGGCCGAGTGCTTACAACGATTGGCAGAAGGTGATGAAAGTGCCCGTGATGAACTCATTGAGCACAATATGCGTTTAGTCGCCCATATCGTCAAGAAGTTCCAGCCTAAGCACGAGCTGCTCGATGATTATATTTCGATTGGCGCGATTGGTCTGATGAAAGCTGTCAACAGTTTTACGCCGGACCGCAAAACCAAGCTCGCCACGTACGCTGCACGCTGTATTGAAAATGAAATCCTTATGTATTTACGAACACAGAAAAAGGTGCAAAAAGACGTATCACTCTACGAACCTATTGGCCTCGATAAAGACGGGCAATCTCTAGAAATAGCAGACCTTCTCCAAACTGATGATGTCCCCCCACAAACCACCGTTGAGCAGAATGAACAAAAAGAGCGGCTTTACCGTCATTTGAATAAGCTGGATGCTCGTGAACTTGAAATTATTCAGAGACGATATGGCCTGCTTGATGATCAGCCCATGACTCAAAAAGAAATCGCTGAACAGCTGAATATCTCAAGAAGTTACGTATCACGCATCGAAAAACGAGCAATTGTTAAATTGTATCAGTCATTTAAGCATGAATACCAATAA
- a CDS encoding IreB family regulatory phosphoprotein — MSSSDETMKFNFPEESMEEEVKTVMLHVYKSLEEKGYNPINQIVGYLLSGDPAYIPRHEDARSLIRKLERDEILEELVKFYIRENRG; from the coding sequence ATGAGTTCGTCTGATGAAACGATGAAATTCAACTTTCCTGAAGAGTCGATGGAGGAAGAAGTAAAAACGGTCATGCTCCACGTTTACAAATCATTAGAAGAAAAAGGCTACAATCCTATCAACCAGATTGTCGGATATTTATTGTCTGGAGATCCAGCCTATATTCCACGCCACGAAGACGCTCGCAGTCTGATACGAAAACTGGAACGGGATGAAATTCTTGAAGAATTAGTAAAGTTTTACATTAGGGAGAATAGGGGCTAG